A section of the Agrococcus sp. SGAir0287 genome encodes:
- a CDS encoding phage holin family protein, with protein sequence MAEREGRRTPIDVVRDLPRQLRAIVREQLDELRRDVMDRTRDARMGVALLAAAGGLALATVTTLAVTVVVALAEVLPWWGAILVVVGPLAIVTGILAALGMRRLSSGGADDAVGRDVRVRDETRR encoded by the coding sequence GTGGCTGAGCGCGAGGGGCGCAGGACGCCGATCGACGTCGTGCGCGACCTGCCGCGCCAGCTGCGCGCCATCGTGCGCGAGCAGCTCGACGAGCTGCGGCGCGACGTCATGGATCGCACGCGTGACGCCCGAATGGGGGTCGCGCTGCTGGCCGCTGCCGGCGGCCTCGCGCTCGCCACGGTCACGACCCTCGCGGTGACGGTGGTCGTCGCGCTCGCCGAGGTGCTGCCCTGGTGGGGCGCGATCCTCGTCGTCGTCGGGCCGCTGGCGATCGTGACGGGCATCCTCGCCGCGCTGGGCATGCGGCGGCTCTCGAGCGGCGGCGCGGACGATGCCGTCGGTCGGGACGTGCGGGTGCGCGACGAGACGCGCCGCTAG